The Deinococcus sp. KNUC1210 nucleotide sequence GCGGCCCGATTCGGGTTCCAGGCTCTGAAGCGCGGCCTTGAGGTGGCGGTACACCTCGCGCTGAAGGTCGAGATCGACCGGGATTTCATAGCGGAGCTGATCCATCGCCTGCACGATATGTGCGCCGCCGGGGCTGCGCTCGAAGTCGGGACGTGCCCACTCGGGCAGCTCCGGCGTGTGCAGCGGCTCGCGCTTGGCATCGTTCCAGTCGGCCCAGGTCTTGGGCAGATCGTACAGATAACGCCCGATGCCAAACTGCACCGCGCAGCGCTTCAGTGCGTCCGAGGCAGCTGCCTTCAACGTGCCGTATTCACCCTCGCCCGCCTCGCCAATGTCCTCGCGGGCCACGCCCAGCACGGTCAGTCGGCCCTTCACGGTGGGGGAGGTGGTGCCGGGAATCACCTCGATCTCGAAGCTCCAGGCATCGGGGCAGATCGCGTCGAGGCGGTCCTGCACCGTGCGGGCATCGACATACGCCAGCAGCAGCGCCCGGCTGCGATCCTTGGTGAAAGCGGTTGGCTTCCACCCGACCAGATGCGAGGAGAACGGGGCCTGCAGTCGTCTCTGGACATCGCTTAGCTTCATGCATTTAGTTTATAACAGAATGGAATTCTGGTCAAGACAGAATACGGATGCCGCGCTTACAGTTGTAGCTCGGCTTGAGAATGACAGGTACTCAAAGAAAGAGAGAATTCACAAGTAGGATTTATCGTGAATCAATTCACTTACTTCCTATTGAAGAAGGGGAGCGCATGTGTCTCCCCATTTCTTCAGCTTTTCGCAGCTATCCCGTTCAGAAAGGCCTCGGCTTCGTCCTCAGTCAGTTGCCTGCCAATCTGCGCTTCGTGGTCCAGGACCTTCCCGACATCTTCGAGAGCTGTGACAACCGCCCCGATATGGGCCTGGTACTCAGCAGCCCCGAATCGAGCAACATGAACGAGTTCCTTCGCTTCCGTCAGCGGGAGGGAAAACAGCCGACAGATCAGGCGGATCGTCTCGACCATTCCCAGTCCGTCTGCACCGGCTACCCTGCTGAGTTCTTCAGCACTCAGCCCCGCCTCACGAAGCTGCTGATACCGTTCGAGCTTTAAAGGCGGCCAGGACGAGAGCATCACTCTGCTGCGGGCCGTACCTGCACGCCGACTTCGGCCAGTTGCGCGTCGTCTACGGGAGAAGGGGCGAGGGCCATCAGGTCCAGCCCCCGGTTGTTTTTCGGGAAAGCGATCACCTCGCGGATATTCGACGCACCGCTCATCAGCATGATCAGGCGATCAAAGCCCCAGGCGATGCCGCCGTGCGGAGGCGTGCCGCTGTTCAACGCATCGAGGAAGAAGCCGAACTTCTCGCGGGCCGCCGCCTCGGTAAAGCCGATGGCCGCGAACATCTTCGCCTGCACCTCGGGATCATGGATACGGACGCTGCCGCCGCCGACCTCGAAGCCGTTGAGCACCAGGTCATAGGCCTGTGCGCGAATCTCACCCTGCCGGGGCGTCCCGAAGAGCGCGATATCGTCCGGGTGCGGCGCAGTGAACGGGTGATGCATATAGGTCCAGGTGCCTGTTTCCGGGTCCTGGTCGAGCTGCGGGAACTCCGTGACCCAGCTGATGTGGAACCGTGGGCCATCCGCCGCGAGGTCGAACATGTCCCGCAGCGCGTTGCGGACCGCACCCAGCGCCTCGACTGCAGGTCGCCACTCGCCTGCGGAGAAGAGCAGCGTCTGACCTTCCTGCACGTCCGTCGCACCGATCAGCGCGTCGGCCACTCCTGCCACGAATTTGCCGATGCCGCCGCTGAAGCCTTCCGGGGTGCGCTTGACCCAGGCCAGCCCCTTTGCGCCGTTCTGTTTGGCGACCCGCTCCAGCTCGTCGATCTGTTTGCGCGTCAGGTCGGGGGCGACCATCGCCTTGACCGTGCTCGCCTCGGCAAACGCCTTGAAGTCACCGCCCTGAAACAGAGCCGTCACGTCGCTCAGGGCGTGTCCGAATCTCAGATCGGGCTTGTCGGAGCCGTACCGGTCCATCGCCTCGTGGTACGAGATGCGCGGAAACGGGCTGGGCAGTTCCACATCCAGCACCGCCTGAAAAACGTGACGTAGCAGCGCTTCGTTCAGCTCCAGCACGTCATCCATCTCCACGAAGCTCATCTCCATATCGAGCTGGGTAAAGTCGGGCTGACGATCTGCCCGCAGGTCCTCATCGCGGAAGCAGCGGGCAAACTGGAAATACCGGTCCAGCCCCGCGATCATCAGGAGCTGCTTGAAGAGCTGTGGCGATTGCGGCAGCGCATAGAACTCGCCCTGAGACAGCCGTGACGGCACCAGGAAATCGCGTGCGCCTTCCGGGGTGGAGCGTGTCAGCATCGGGGTTTCGACATTGACGAAGCCCTCACCGTCCAGAAAACGGGTGATCTCGGCCTGAACCCGCGACCGCAGCCGCAGCACATCCTGCATTTCCCGGCGGCGCAGGTCGAGGTAACGGAACTTCAGCCGGATATCCTCGCCCACGGTGACGGGCGAGCCGTCCACCTGAAACGCAGGCGTGGCAGCGCGGTTGAGCAGCCGAATCTCGCTGGGAATGATCTCGATTCCCCCGGTCGGATACGCGTCGGTCCGCTGGGCCTCGCCGCGCTCGCGCACCGTGCCGGTCACTTCCACCACGTACTCGGCTTTCAGTTCGCCTGCTGCGCTGTAGGCGGGATTGTCCTGCTCGACCGTGACCTGAACGATGCCGCTGCGGTCGCGCAGAATCACGAAATACTGACCTGGAAAATCACGGACACGGTTCACCCAGCCAGCCAGGGTAACGGTCTGGCCCGCGTGCTGGGGGCGGAGGTCGGCGACGTAGTGGGTGCGCTTCATGACGGGGAGTATAGGGGTTAGGAGTCGGTGGTTAGGAATTCCGCCAGTTCTTCCAGCTTCACGGCCCGCTGCTCGCCCGTTCCCAGGTGCTTGACGGCCAGCGTGCCCGCGAGCGCCTCATCGGAGCCGATCAGCGCCGTATATACCGCGCCCCGGCGCTCGCCCTCGCGAAACGCGTTGCCGGGCTTCTGATGTTTGTACCCGAACTCGGCCCGCAGGCTGGCACGCAGCGAGAGCGCCGCCTTCGCCGCCAGCGGCACGTACTCGGCGTCCAGCGCGGCGATATAGATGACTGGACCGGGGCTGGCCGGAAGCTGAATGCCTTCCGCCTCCAGCGCGATCAGAATGCGCTCGATGCCGAATGCCCAGCCGATGCCCGGCGTGTCCGGTCCGCCCAGCTCGGCAGCCAGCCCGTCATAGCGCCCACCCCCGCCCAGCGCCGACTTCGCCCCGATGTTCTGGTGGTGCAGCTCCCAGGCGGTGCGGCGGTAATAATCCAGCCCGCGCACGATGCTGGGATCGACCTCGTAGGACACGCCCCAGGCATCCAGATACGCCCGCACCTGAGCGAAGTGGGCCGCCGCTTCCTCGCCCAGAAAATCGAGCATGGGCCGGACATTCAGTTCCGAAATGATGCCCTGGTCCGTGGCGCTCTTGGAATCCAGAATCCGCATGGGATTGCGAATCAGGCGGTCCTTGCTGTCATCCGACAGCCGCTCGGCGTGTGGAGTGAACAGCTCTTTCAGGTACGTGTTGTAGGTTTCGCGGTCACTGGGATCACCGATGCTGCCCAGCTTGACCTGCACGCCGCTCAGCCCCAGTGCCGCGACCACTTCCACCATCAGCCAGATCGCCTCGGCATCGACGAGCGCGTCTGCCGAGCCGATCACCTCGTAATCCACCTGATGGAACTGGCGCAGTCTGCCTTTCTGCACATTTTCCGCACGGAACATCGGGCCGTGTGTCCAGAGCTTAAACGGCGCTGGAAGCTGCTTGAGGCCGTTCTGGATGTAGGCCCGCACGATGCCCGCCGTTCCTTCCGGGCGCATGACATACCCGCCGTGATCGCCCGCATAGAACACCTTGAACATCTCCTTGCGGACGATATCGGTACTGCCGCCCACGCCACGCGTGACCAGTTCCGCTTCCTCGAAGATCGGCGTGGCGATAAAGCTGGCCCCCGCTCGCTCCAGCACGGTCCGCGCCGTTTCCGTCACATGGCGAAACGCGCTGCTGCTGATTTCTGAACTGAGCTTCGGACTGCCGTCCGGCAGGTGATCCTGGGTGCCTTTGGGTCGCTGTAACGCCATAACGGCGAGTGTAGCAGGGGAGACGCGGGCCGGGCGGAAAAGCCCCTAGCCCATCCTCCCGGTCTTGATTACCTCGGCGATGACGGGCGGCAGGCTCCACGCCATGATGTCGAAGGCCGCCGAATGGTAATCGTAGGGCACCTTGTGCAGCGACACCTTCGGGCGCAGACCCTGGAGTTCCAGGATCACCACGTCGGCTCCGGGTTCGTGGTTGAGCGACAGGCCCACCGAACCGGGATCGATAAAGGTCGTTTCCGCCACGTGGCGCACGAAGGGAACGTGCGTGCCGCCCGCGACCACCACCCGCGCTCCGAGCTGCTCGGCCAGCGCTTCCATCTCGCGTTCCTGACCCATCAGGTCGATCCGCTGGTCCAGGTCGTAGGGCGAGCCATGAAAGTAGCGCAGGCGTCCGACCGGCGTATTGGTCCGGCCCCCGGCGGGCAGGCGGCGCAGGAAATCCATCTGCTCGGGCGCGAGCGTCTGCGCGGTCCAGGCCAGGACGGTATCGGCCACGCCGCGCCGCTCTGCCCGCTGGCTCATATCGAAGGCCACCCGCGCATCGCTGCTGCCCAGGCTGCAGGTCCAGCCCTCGCGCCGCACGAAATCGATCACCGGCCCCGGGCTGGCTCCGTACCCCACCAGATCTCCCAGGACAATCACCTGTGTAATGGCATGTTCGTTCAGAAAGCGCTTGACGGCCGTCAACGCATGAATGTTGCCGTGAATATCACTCAAAATAGCCAGTCTCACAAGTAAGCCCAGAGTAGCGCAAAAGCTCTGCCGTTCGCCTGTGATCTGCTTGACCTCACCGCAGAGCTGTCGGTGTCCCTGCGCTACAGTGGGTCGGTGCGCCACTTCCGCTCCTCCGTACCGTTCGTGCTGCTGTGCCTGCTGCTGGGCGCGGTGCTGGGTCTGTGTGGGCTGCCGCTGCCCTGGAGCTTCCTGACGCCGTTGCCGCTGGCGCTGGTGCTCTGGCTGGCCGCGGGCGCCGCCCCCCCAGACAGGTGGCCGGGCGGCTCTTCTGGATCATGACCGCCTATTTCGCGGTGCAGCTCTGGTGGCTGACACAGTTCATGGCCCAGCTCTCGGGATTGCCCTGGGGCGGCGTGCTGGTGCTGCCGCTGTTTCTGATCGAAGGCGGCTTCTGGGCCCTGCTCGGCTGGCTGGTCGCGCGTGCTGTCCGTGATCCGCTCGCCCGTGTGTGGGCGCTGGCGGGCGGCTGGGTGCTGCTGGAATGGCTGCGAACCCTGGGGCCGCTGGCTTTTCCCTGGTCGGGACTGGGCGCGACGCTGCTGCCCACGCCGCTCAGCCAGACCGCCGACGTGTGGGGCGCACTCGGTCTGAGCCTGCTGGTGGTCATCACGGCGGCCAGTCTGGTGAGCCTAGCTCAGCGCCGCTGGCGCATGCCGCTGCTGACGCTGCTGCTGTGGGTGGGGGGAGCGTGTACGGTCTGACCCGCGCGGCAGCGTCGGGTCCAGAGGGCCGCGCCCTGCTCGTCCGCACCGACTTCGACTCGTTCGGCCGGGCCAGCGGCAGCCTCGGCTTCGAGCAGCAGTTTCAGCGGCTGCTTCAGCTTTCACAGGCGCGGCAGCCCGGCGAACTCACGATCTGGAGCGAAACGGCCATCATCAATGCCCCCGATCTGCTACGTGCCCCGGCTCCCGGAATCTACGGCGTCTACAGCAGTTCCGGGGAAATACCGCCCAGAGCTGGGACGGTACCTCGCCCGGCAGCGTGGTCTATACCAAGCTCAAGCCGGTGCCGTTCGGAGAGTTTTTTCCGTTCTCGGGGCCGCTGAACGCGCTGTATACCTGGATTTTTCACCTGTTCGGCATTCCGAATTTCGATCCGCCGCCCAGCGGAAATGTAGCTGAGCCACTGCGTCTCAACGGCGTGCTGTACGGCACTTATATCTGCTATGACAGCATCTTTTCCTGGGTCGCCCGTCAGATGGTACGGGGCGGCGCACAGGTGCTGGTCAATGTGAGTAACGACGGCTGGTATCAGGGGTGGGGCGTCACGCAGCATTTCCAGATGGGACGGCTGCGTGCCATCGAAACGCGGCGCTGGGTACTGCGGAGTGTCAACAAAGGCATCCTGGGCGTGATCGACGATCTGGGCCGTCCGGTTTCCACACTGGACAGCGGCGAAGGTGTGCTGCATGCCCGCTACAGAGTGCTCGGCGGCGAAACGGTGTACGTGAAGCTGGGCGATCTGCCCGCACTGTTGGGTGCACTGGCGCTGCTGGGGCTGGCCTGGCGAATGCAGCGGCGACCGCTGGAGTTGAGCGGTGCCCGAGTGGATTTGCACTAAATAGACTTAGTTTGAATCTTGAAACCGTAAGCTGAAGCGAACGCTCCGGCTCCTGTGACCCTCGAAACGGTGTGCAGGCCCCCTGCTGGCCCTCCTGTGAGGCCGCCCGTTTCAGGTGCTCAGATCGGTGCTGCCGGGCGCGGTCACGAAGCGGATTGCGCCCGGCAGCACGCGGGCGGTGAAGGGCGTGGTTTCCTCGTGCAGTTCGCCGTCGTACTGCAGCGGAAACGGTTCGGCGGCGGCGACGCTCAGTTCACGGGCGGTGAAGGTTTCCACCGAGCCGTTGCCCGCGAAGATCGGATCACCGAGGTTCAGGCGGCTGCGAACGCTGTCGATCACATTCGGCAGCAGCTGAAGCACGTTCCCTGCCTTGAGCACGATGACCATGAACCGGCCGTCAGATGGATTGATGGCCCCCTGGATCGGCAGACCGTAACTGGCCTTGCCGAAATTGGCGATCATCACGCCGATTCCGTCGATGTGGCGCGGCACGCCGTCCACCACCAGCGAAAAGGTGGTGCGGCGCGGGTTGAGCTGCTTCAGGGCGCTGAAGATGTAGGCCAGGACGCCGAAACGGGCCTTCAGGTCTTCGCTCTCACGGATCATGTGCGCGTCTGCTCCGGCTCCGGCGAGCATCGCAAAGCCGCACGTCTGGCCCCCGGTTTCCAGTTCCCCCAGGTCCACCCGCACGGCGTGCCCCTGGAGGGCCAGTTCGGCCAGTGCCGCCGGATGGTCAGGCATGCCCAGATTCAGCGCGATCAGGTTGGCAGTGCCAGCCGGATACGCCAGAACCGGCACATTCTGATATCTCAGGGCGTAGGCCACACTGCTGACTGTGCCGTCACCGCCCGCCGCGATGACCCGCTGAAAGCTGGCGACATCCTGCACCGCTTCCTGAACGGGTAGTTGCGGCCCCAGCTCGCGCACCACCACCTCGCAGCCCGCCGTTCGCAGCAGTTCGGCACACTGCAGCACCGTGCTCTTGCCCTTGCCCGATTTTGGATTGAAAAGTACGAGAATACGCATGGTGGGGGGCAAGTTGACCTGTCATTCTGAAGGCTATTAGACTGCCCGGGTGGAGGCAATCCTATGCGCGTGTTCTTTCTGAGTTCTTTACTCACCGTCGGTGCGGTGGGGCTGGGCCTCACGTCCTGCGCTCCGGCGGCACAGGTGGCGGGTGTGACCGTGACCCCGGTACTGATCAAACTCTCCCCCGCTGCGGCACGCGGTGAAAATGTCACGGTGCAGGGCCGCTACCTGGGTGGGCCTGCCACCTCGAAAGTGTTGCTCGGAGCCGATGGCAACGGTGTCGGTGGTTATGCCATCCCGGCCTCTGCCGTGGTGAGCTGGACGGATAGCCAGATCGTCTTCACGGTGCCCAGCAACGCCCCGGTGGGCGGAAGCTGGCTGTACGTGGAAGTGGGCGGGCTGCGTTCGACCGGTCTCCCCTTCAGCGTTCGCCAGTAAAGACCCAGTACAGCGGGCGACGGAACGTCTGTTCCTGTCGCCCGCTGTGCTGTCTGTGTTACCCGGTCTACAGGACGACGACGGCTCTGCCGTTTCCTTCGGCAGACTGGGCCGCGTTGCCGGGGCCAGCTTCAGAAGCGTCCCAGTTGTCCTGAAAGCGCTCGACGATGCCGCGCTCACCCAGCAGGTCTTCGAGCGCTCCCAGGAAGATGCGGTAGGGTTCCGGGTGGGCCGCCTCCCCCATCAGGCCCAGCCGCCAGATCAGGCCCGCTGTCGGCCCCAGGCCCCCGGTGATGCTGATGTTACGGTCACGCAGACGGGTTCTCAGGCCCGCGTCGTCGAGGCCTTCCGGCAGCCGCAGCGCCAGCACGGTGGGAAGGCGCTCGGCCTCGCGCTTGACGTAGTGCGAGAAGCCCAGCGGTGACAGCGCGGCGAAGATCGCCTGCCCCATGCGGCGCACCCGCAGCGCCCGCGCTTCCAGCCCCTCGGTCAGGGCGGCCCGCAGCGCGGCATGAAACGCGAAATGCAGGTTGACCGGCACGGTGTGATGGTACGTGTGATCCGACCAGTAGGCGCGCAGGCCCTCGAAATCGGTGTACCACGAGGGCGTCTGCGTGCGCCGGGCGCTGAAGCGTGAAAAGGCCCGCTCGCTCACCATGATGGGCGCGAGGCCGGGAGGAGCCGACAGACACTTCTGTGCGCCGGTATACGCGTAGTCCACGCCCCACGCTTCGGCCTGGAAAGGTTCCATTCCCGCCGTCGTCACCGCATCGACCGTCAGCAGGGCGCCGCTGTGCCGCACCAGTTCGGCAATCGCCGGCACCGGGTTGAGCACGCCGGTACTCGTTTCACCGTGCACGACCGCCACCATCTGCACGCCGTCCAGGTGGGCTGCCACTTCCTGCGGATCGATGGCCTCGCCCAGCGGCGCCGTCACCAGCCGAACGCGTGCTCCGTAGCGGGCGGCCATTTCGGCCATGCGCCGTCCGAATGAGCCGTTGGCGCAGACCAGCACGTCGTCGCCGCGCTCGACCAGATTGGCGAAACCCGCCTCCATCCCCAGGCTCCCGGTGCCTGCCAGCAGCGCCGTGAAGGCCCCCTCGGCAGTGCCGTACATGGTCTGCAGATCGGTCTGAATGGCGCGGTTGAGCGTGAAGATGTCCCTGTCCATGTGGCCCAGCATCGGACGCAGGAAAGCGCGGGTCGCGTCCGGATGAATCGGTGTAGGACCGGGGGTCAGCAGAGTGTGCGGTTGGTGGTCGTCAAACAGGGTGGTCAGGTCAGAGGGCAACATTGACAAGTATCTTAGCGCATAAAACGCGCTGTATTGCGCCGCTCTCCCCTTTCATCTGGTGAAACGCAATAAAATTGCTCTATCTTCAAAAATGGTGCGCTGATTGCCTTCTGGAGTTCTGAAAGTGCCCAGGCTGTTGCAGGGAAAGACGGGAATATGCTAGTGAATACTTTCACGATAAGGCCTACTTGTGAAAATTATCTTTGATGCGGTTGAGACGGATCTCGGCGTTGGCCGCATCTGTAAACGGCACCCTCTTATACTGAGCCGTCATGACATCTATTGCAGACCTGAAAAACCACCAAGGCGAGGAAGTGACGCTCACGGCCTGGCTGACGGACAAAAGCGGCAAGGGCAAGTTGCAGTTCCTCAAACTGCGTGACGGCACCGGCTTCGTACAGGCGACCGTCTTCAAGGCCGACGTTTCGGAGGAAGTCTTCGAGGCGGCTCGGCGGCTGGTGCAGGAACAGAGCCTGAGCGTCACGGGCATCGTGCGGGCCGACGAACGTGCGCCCGGCGGCGTGGAACTCAGCGTCCTGAGCCTCTCGCCGATCACGACCCCGGAGGGCGAGTATCCGATCACGCCCAAGGAGCACGGTATCGAGTTTCTGATGGACCACCGCCATCTGTGGCTGCGGCACCGTCGCCCTTGGGCGATTCTGCGGGTGCGCGACTGTGTGGAACGTGCCGTCGGGGCCTTCTTCCACGAGCGAGGGTTCGTGCGCTTCGACTCGCCGTTCTTTACCTCGAATGCCGGAGAAGACACCACCGAACTGTTTGAAATCGACCTGTTCGGAGAAGACAAGGCGTATCTGAGTCAGACCGGCCAGCTGCACGCCGAGGCAGGCGCTCTGGCGTTCGGCAAGGTCTATACCTTCGGACCGACCTTCCGCGCCGAGAAGTCCAAGACCCGGCGGCATCTACTGGAATTCTGGATGATCGAGCCGGAAGTGGCTCCCAGCACGCACGCACAGAACATGGACTTGCAGGAAGCGATGGTCAGTTTCATCGTGCGGCGCGTCCTGGCGGAGTGTGAAGCCGAGCTGGCGCTGCTGGGCCGCGACATCAGCAAACTGGCCGGTGCTGCCGAGGGCAACTATCCCAGGGTGACGTACACCGACGCGCTGACGATCATCCGCCAGCACATCGAGGCGAGCGACCTGCCGCCGAATGTGCAGCCGGACGTGCAACCCGTCGAGTGGGGCGACGATCTGGGAGCGCCGCACGAGACGATTCTGGGGTATCACTTCGACCGGCCCGTCCTGATCGAAAAGTAC carries:
- a CDS encoding diacylglycerol kinase family protein, which codes for MRILVLFNPKSGKGKSTVLQCAELLRTAGCEVVVRELGPQLPVQEAVQDVASFQRVIAAGGDGTVSSVAYALRYQNVPVLAYPAGTANLIALNLGMPDHPAALAELALQGHAVRVDLGELETGGQTCGFAMLAGAGADAHMIRESEDLKARFGVLAYIFSALKQLNPRRTTFSLVVDGVPRHIDGIGVMIANFGKASYGLPIQGAINPSDGRFMVIVLKAGNVLQLLPNVIDSVRSRLNLGDPIFAGNGSVETFTARELSVAAAEPFPLQYDGELHEETTPFTARVLPGAIRFVTAPGSTDLST
- the lnt gene encoding apolipoprotein N-acyltransferase — translated: MVYTKLKPVPFGEFFPFSGPLNALYTWIFHLFGIPNFDPPPSGNVAEPLRLNGVLYGTYICYDSIFSWVARQMVRGGAQVLVNVSNDGWYQGWGVTQHFQMGRLRAIETRRWVLRSVNKGILGVIDDLGRPVSTLDSGEGVLHARYRVLGGETVYVKLGDLPALLGALALLGLAWRMQRRPLELSGARVDLH
- a CDS encoding Rad52/Rad22 family DNA repair protein, which produces MKLSDVQRRLQAPFSSHLVGWKPTAFTKDRSRALLLAYVDARTVQDRLDAICPDAWSFEIEVIPGTTSPTVKGRLTVLGVAREDIGEAGEGEYGTLKAAASDALKRCAVQFGIGRYLYDLPKTWADWNDAKREPLHTPELPEWARPDFERSPGGAHIVQAMDQLRYEIPVDLDLQREVYRHLKAALQSLEPESGRAA
- a CDS encoding IPT/TIG domain-containing protein — its product is MRVFFLSSLLTVGAVGLGLTSCAPAAQVAGVTVTPVLIKLSPAAARGENVTVQGRYLGGPATSKVLLGADGNGVGGYAIPASAVVSWTDSQIVFTVPSNAPVGGSWLYVEVGGLRSTGLPFSVRQ
- a CDS encoding metallophosphoesterase is translated as MRLAILSDIHGNIHALTAVKRFLNEHAITQVIVLGDLVGYGASPGPVIDFVRREGWTCSLGSSDARVAFDMSQRAERRGVADTVLAWTAQTLAPEQMDFLRRLPAGGRTNTPVGRLRYFHGSPYDLDQRIDLMGQEREMEALAEQLGARVVVAGGTHVPFVRHVAETTFIDPGSVGLSLNHEPGADVVILELQGLRPKVSLHKVPYDYHSAAFDIMAWSLPPVIAEVIKTGRMG
- the hisS gene encoding histidine--tRNA ligase; the encoded protein is MALQRPKGTQDHLPDGSPKLSSEISSSAFRHVTETARTVLERAGASFIATPIFEEAELVTRGVGGSTDIVRKEMFKVFYAGDHGGYVMRPEGTAGIVRAYIQNGLKQLPAPFKLWTHGPMFRAENVQKGRLRQFHQVDYEVIGSADALVDAEAIWLMVEVVAALGLSGVQVKLGSIGDPSDRETYNTYLKELFTPHAERLSDDSKDRLIRNPMRILDSKSATDQGIISELNVRPMLDFLGEEAAAHFAQVRAYLDAWGVSYEVDPSIVRGLDYYRRTAWELHHQNIGAKSALGGGGRYDGLAAELGGPDTPGIGWAFGIERILIALEAEGIQLPASPGPVIYIAALDAEYVPLAAKAALSLRASLRAEFGYKHQKPGNAFREGERRGAVYTALIGSDEALAGTLAVKHLGTGEQRAVKLEELAEFLTTDS
- the asnS gene encoding asparagine--tRNA ligase, yielding MTSIADLKNHQGEEVTLTAWLTDKSGKGKLQFLKLRDGTGFVQATVFKADVSEEVFEAARRLVQEQSLSVTGIVRADERAPGGVELSVLSLSPITTPEGEYPITPKEHGIEFLMDHRHLWLRHRRPWAILRVRDCVERAVGAFFHERGFVRFDSPFFTSNAGEDTTELFEIDLFGEDKAYLSQTGQLHAEAGALAFGKVYTFGPTFRAEKSKTRRHLLEFWMIEPEVAPSTHAQNMDLQEAMVSFIVRRVLAECEAELALLGRDISKLAGAAEGNYPRVTYTDALTIIRQHIEASDLPPNVQPDVQPVEWGDDLGAPHETILGYHFDRPVLIEKYPAAVKAFYMQPDPENPALALCDDMIAPEGYGEIIGGSERIHDYELLKSRIEAQGLPLEAFEWYLDLRRFGSVPHAGYGMGLERVIAWLCGIDHIREAIPFPRMLTRMSP
- the aspS gene encoding aspartate--tRNA ligase encodes the protein MKRTHYVADLRPQHAGQTVTLAGWVNRVRDFPGQYFVILRDRSGIVQVTVEQDNPAYSAAGELKAEYVVEVTGTVRERGEAQRTDAYPTGGIEIIPSEIRLLNRAATPAFQVDGSPVTVGEDIRLKFRYLDLRRREMQDVLRLRSRVQAEITRFLDGEGFVNVETPMLTRSTPEGARDFLVPSRLSQGEFYALPQSPQLFKQLLMIAGLDRYFQFARCFRDEDLRADRQPDFTQLDMEMSFVEMDDVLELNEALLRHVFQAVLDVELPSPFPRISYHEAMDRYGSDKPDLRFGHALSDVTALFQGGDFKAFAEASTVKAMVAPDLTRKQIDELERVAKQNGAKGLAWVKRTPEGFSGGIGKFVAGVADALIGATDVQEGQTLLFSAGEWRPAVEALGAVRNALRDMFDLAADGPRFHISWVTEFPQLDQDPETGTWTYMHHPFTAPHPDDIALFGTPRQGEIRAQAYDLVLNGFEVGGGSVRIHDPEVQAKMFAAIGFTEAAAREKFGFFLDALNSGTPPHGGIAWGFDRLIMLMSGASNIREVIAFPKNNRGLDLMALAPSPVDDAQLAEVGVQVRPAAE
- a CDS encoding alanine--glyoxylate aminotransferase family protein translates to MLPSDLTTLFDDHQPHTLLTPGPTPIHPDATRAFLRPMLGHMDRDIFTLNRAIQTDLQTMYGTAEGAFTALLAGTGSLGMEAGFANLVERGDDVLVCANGSFGRRMAEMAARYGARVRLVTAPLGEAIDPQEVAAHLDGVQMVAVVHGETSTGVLNPVPAIAELVRHSGALLTVDAVTTAGMEPFQAEAWGVDYAYTGAQKCLSAPPGLAPIMVSERAFSRFSARRTQTPSWYTDFEGLRAYWSDHTYHHTVPVNLHFAFHAALRAALTEGLEARALRVRRMGQAIFAALSPLGFSHYVKREAERLPTVLALRLPEGLDDAGLRTRLRDRNISITGGLGPTAGLIWRLGLMGEAAHPEPYRIFLGALEDLLGERGIVERFQDNWDASEAGPGNAAQSAEGNGRAVVVL